One segment of Polaribacter huanghezhanensis DNA contains the following:
- the gldL gene encoding gliding motility protein GldL: protein MAQSRRSKKIMNMAYGLGAAIVILGALFKILHWKFGNEMLMIGMITEALVFIISAFEPVDDDLDWSKVYPELGEFDEEATGAHGLLSQKLDTILREAELDSSLIKGLTDSFKNFKGATEGLSALSESITTTNSYNEQMSKAAVQMESLTSLYQIQMENTTKQTELNNSLAENSEKLKEQMESLADNMASLNGVYGGMLSAMSSK from the coding sequence ATGGCACAATCAAGAAGAAGTAAGAAAATAATGAATATGGCTTATGGTCTAGGAGCGGCAATTGTTATTCTTGGAGCACTTTTTAAAATTTTACACTGGAAATTTGGAAATGAAATGCTAATGATTGGAATGATAACAGAAGCATTGGTATTTATAATATCTGCATTTGAACCTGTTGACGATGACTTAGATTGGAGTAAGGTGTATCCAGAATTAGGAGAGTTTGATGAAGAAGCTACAGGGGCGCATGGGTTGCTTTCTCAAAAATTAGACACTATATTAAGAGAAGCAGAGTTAGATAGTTCATTAATAAAAGGCTTAACGGATAGCTTTAAAAACTTTAAAGGAGCAACAGAAGGATTATCTGCTCTATCAGAATCTATAACAACAACAAATAGTTATAATGAGCAAATGTCTAAAGCTGCTGTTCAAATGGAATCTTTAACAAGTTTGTATCAAATACAAATGGAAAACACTACGAAGCAAACAGAATTAAACAATTCGTTAGCAGAAAATTCTGAGAAATTAAAAGAACAAATGGAATCGTTAGCCGACAATATGGCTTCTTTAAATGGAGTTTATGGTGGTATGTTATCTGCAATGTCAAGCAAATAA
- the gldM gene encoding gliding motility protein GldM produces MAGGKMSPRQKMINLMYLVFIAMMALSMGKEVLTAFGSINEKLTKNNHSTTQKNEIAYRRLNTKAKDQPEKYQPLKQKADKIKDASNKLNVYIDSLKAKMLFDQEDKKNYEVMDRGDFLDENFFKGDKYSKTGTEFVNEINEYRTSVVSALGTEYKSLANSISNLFSTEDQTDREGVTKKWLNYHFESFPLVASLTKLTQMQVDIKNSESNVLTTMLSGQLESEVSLSNYKGIVQLDKTAYYVGEKVTGKVVLGRYDASMIPDKVTLNGRNYTNINAGQVILDLRANKLGDNDIKGKITFKENNKEVDVEFNSSYTVIPEPNEAVISADAMNVVYRGVDNPVSVSLPGVSNNNLKVTATGGNIIPNGSSYIIKAGKGTEMTINVGATLSSGKKINSSKKFRVKDIPAAQASVRNEFGLVRMPKTSVARAAIGAGLPDFVFDLQLKVTSFKVKVPGQLTVLVNGAAFNAAAKKVLARAKRGDQITIFDIEAVIKNNTSYKLKKVLPVIIEISN; encoded by the coding sequence ATGGCAGGAGGAAAAATGTCCCCAAGACAAAAAATGATAAACTTAATGTATCTTGTGTTTATTGCAATGATGGCATTAAGCATGGGAAAAGAAGTGCTAACAGCTTTTGGTTCAATCAACGAAAAACTAACCAAAAACAACCATTCTACAACCCAAAAGAATGAAATTGCATATCGTAGGTTAAATACAAAAGCAAAAGATCAACCAGAAAAATATCAGCCACTTAAGCAGAAGGCAGATAAAATTAAAGATGCTTCAAATAAACTTAATGTTTATATTGATAGTTTAAAAGCAAAAATGTTGTTTGATCAAGAAGATAAAAAGAATTATGAAGTTATGGATAGAGGAGATTTCTTAGATGAAAATTTCTTTAAAGGTGATAAATATTCTAAAACAGGAACTGAGTTTGTAAATGAAATAAATGAATATAGAACAAGTGTTGTTTCGGCATTAGGCACTGAGTATAAAAGCTTAGCAAATTCTATATCAAATTTATTTAGCACAGAAGACCAAACGGATAGAGAAGGGGTTACAAAAAAATGGTTGAACTATCATTTTGAAAGTTTTCCTTTAGTAGCTTCGTTAACTAAATTAACTCAAATGCAAGTTGATATTAAAAATAGCGAAAGTAATGTCTTAACCACCATGCTAAGTGGTCAACTTGAAAGCGAAGTTTCTTTAAGTAATTATAAAGGGATTGTTCAACTTGATAAAACAGCATATTATGTTGGAGAAAAAGTGACCGGGAAAGTTGTTTTAGGTCGTTATGATGCAAGTATGATTCCAGATAAAGTAACTTTAAACGGGCGTAATTATACAAATATTAATGCTGGTCAAGTAATTTTAGATTTAAGAGCCAATAAGTTAGGTGACAATGATATCAAAGGTAAAATTACTTTCAAAGAGAATAATAAAGAAGTAGATGTTGAGTTTAATAGTTCATATACTGTAATACCAGAACCTAATGAGGCAGTTATTTCTGCAGATGCAATGAATGTTGTATACAGAGGAGTTGATAACCCTGTTTCTGTTTCATTACCCGGTGTTAGTAATAATAATTTAAAAGTTACGGCAACAGGAGGAAATATTATACCAAATGGCTCAAGTTATATTATAAAAGCAGGGAAAGGAACTGAAATGACTATTAATGTTGGAGCAACACTTTCTAGTGGAAAAAAAATAAACTCATCTAAAAAGTTTAGAGTAAAAGATATTCCAGCTGCTCAAGCTTCGGTTAGAAATGAGTTTGGTTTGGTGAGAATGCCAAAAACTAGTGTAGCAAGAGCAGCAATTGGCGCTGGGTTACCTGATTTTGTTTTTGACTTACAACTAAAAGTAACTAGTTTTAAGGTGAAGGTTCCAGGGCAATTAACAGTATTAGTTAATGGTGCAGCCTTTAACGCAGCAGCAAAGAAAGTCTTAGCAAGAGCAAAAAGAGGAGATCAAATTACAATTTTTGATATAGAAGCTGTAATTAAAAACAACACTTCCTACAAATTAAAGAAAGTATTGCCTGTAATTATTGAAATTTCAAATTAA
- the gldN gene encoding gliding motility protein GldN: MNGKRFYIVFLALITSGIMNAQASLLNSKTVDQIGRKTKEQLLTDNDTPLPYGYIDDRDILWSKVVWEIIDLNQKINLPYYFPIDTVNISNDRRSLFDTLYKGIRTGKIKEAYSDSFFGSKITRQEIAGKLFNARQNGNNIDTFKISTQDITAFKIKGMWYFDKRQGELKYRLLAIAPLGPDVQTLGVSEIEDDNLYELFWVFYPSARDLLHKAKVFNPRNSSHPISFDHLLNARRFASFIVRTENIYDNRKISDYLRGNSLFQLLEADKIKEDIRNREMDMWNY; encoded by the coding sequence ATGAATGGGAAACGTTTTTATATTGTTTTTTTAGCATTAATTACCTCAGGGATAATGAATGCACAAGCTAGTCTATTAAACTCAAAAACTGTTGATCAGATTGGGAGGAAAACAAAGGAACAATTGTTGACGGATAATGATACCCCCCTACCTTATGGCTATATAGATGATAGAGATATTTTATGGTCTAAGGTGGTTTGGGAGATAATTGATTTAAATCAAAAAATAAATCTCCCCTATTATTTTCCGATTGATACTGTTAATATTTCTAATGATCGTAGGTCGTTGTTTGACACCTTATATAAAGGAATTAGAACAGGGAAAATTAAGGAAGCTTATTCTGATTCTTTCTTTGGCTCTAAAATTACCCGACAAGAAATTGCAGGGAAGTTATTTAATGCTAGACAAAACGGAAATAACATAGATACATTTAAAATTAGCACACAAGATATCACTGCCTTTAAAATTAAAGGAATGTGGTATTTTGATAAAAGACAAGGAGAATTAAAATATAGATTATTAGCCATTGCTCCTTTAGGTCCAGATGTACAAACGTTGGGTGTTTCAGAAATTGAAGATGATAATTTATATGAATTGTTTTGGGTTTTTTATCCATCGGCAAGAGATCTTTTACATAAAGCTAAAGTATTTAATCCGAGGAATTCATCGCATCCAATCTCTTTTGATCATTTATTAAACGCTAGGCGTTTTGCATCGTTTATTGTAAGAACAGAAAATATTTATGACAATCGTAAAATATCTGACTACTTGAGAGGAAATTCTTTATTTCAATTATTAGAAGCAGACAAGATTAAAGAGGATATTAGAAATAGAGAAATGGATATGTGGAATTACTAA
- the rpsT gene encoding 30S ribosomal protein S20, whose translation MANHKSALKRIRSNEAKRLRNKYQHKTTRNAVRNLRAVEDKKEAEALLPSVIAMLDKLAKSNIIHENKAGNLKSKLTKHVAGL comes from the coding sequence ATGGCAAATCATAAGTCAGCTTTAAAAAGAATTAGAAGTAACGAAGCAAAGAGGTTAAGAAACAAGTATCAGCATAAAACGACAAGAAATGCTGTAAGAAACTTGCGTGCAGTTGAAGACAAGAAAGAAGCCGAAGCGTTATTACCTTCTGTTATTGCGATGTTAGACAAGTTAGCAAAGAGTAATATTATCCATGAAAACAAAGCGGGTAACTTAAAATCTAAATTAACAAAGCACGTAGCTGGATTGTAA
- the proS gene encoding proline--tRNA ligase, protein MGKKLTTRKEDYSKWYNELVVKADLAENSAVRGCMVIKPYGYAIWEKMQAELDRMFKETGHENAYFPLFVPKSLFEAEEKNAEGFAKECAVVTHYRLQNDPDRPGKLRVDPEAKLEEELVVRPTSEAIIWNTYKGWIQSYRDLPLLINQWANVVRWEMRTRLFLRTAEFLWQEGHTAHATKKEAVAEAKQMQEVYAEFAENFMAMPVVKGLKSESERFAGAEDTFTIEALMQDGKALQAGTSHFLGQNFAKAFDVKYTSKEGKQEYVWATSWGVSTRLIGGLIMTHSDDFGLVLPPKLAPIQVIIVPIYKNDEQLEAISEKVSEFVKAFREKGISVKFDDRDTFRPGAKFAEYELKGVPVRMAFGARDIENNTVEVARRDTLEKQTVSQDVVVDFIEDLLNQIQENLFNRAIEYRSKHTTEVTTFDEFKEVIDTKGGFVLAHWDGTEETEDKIKEITKATIRCIPNDAKFEEGICVFSGKTSSRKVLFAKAY, encoded by the coding sequence ATGGGTAAGAAGTTAACAACAAGAAAAGAAGATTATTCTAAATGGTACAACGAATTAGTTGTTAAAGCTGATTTAGCAGAAAACTCTGCCGTTAGAGGATGTATGGTGATAAAACCTTACGGATATGCTATTTGGGAAAAAATGCAAGCAGAGTTAGACAGAATGTTTAAGGAAACTGGACATGAAAATGCGTATTTCCCTTTGTTTGTGCCAAAAAGTTTGTTTGAAGCTGAAGAAAAAAATGCAGAAGGATTTGCCAAAGAATGTGCTGTGGTTACGCATTATCGATTGCAAAATGATCCAGATAGACCTGGTAAACTTCGTGTAGATCCAGAAGCAAAACTAGAAGAAGAATTGGTGGTAAGACCAACTTCTGAAGCAATTATTTGGAATACCTATAAAGGTTGGATTCAATCTTATAGAGATTTACCTTTATTAATAAATCAATGGGCAAATGTAGTTCGTTGGGAAATGAGAACACGTTTGTTTTTAAGAACAGCAGAATTTTTGTGGCAAGAAGGTCATACAGCTCATGCAACTAAAAAAGAGGCAGTTGCAGAAGCAAAACAAATGCAAGAAGTATATGCGGAATTTGCAGAAAATTTTATGGCGATGCCGGTCGTAAAGGGTTTAAAATCAGAAAGTGAACGATTTGCGGGAGCAGAAGATACGTTTACAATTGAAGCATTAATGCAAGACGGAAAAGCATTGCAAGCAGGAACAAGTCATTTTTTAGGACAAAATTTCGCCAAAGCTTTTGATGTAAAATATACTTCTAAAGAAGGAAAGCAAGAATATGTTTGGGCAACTTCTTGGGGAGTTTCTACCCGTTTAATTGGGGGGTTAATTATGACGCATTCTGATGATTTTGGATTAGTGTTACCTCCAAAATTAGCGCCAATTCAGGTGATAATTGTGCCAATTTATAAAAATGATGAACAATTAGAGGCTATTTCAGAAAAAGTATCAGAATTTGTAAAAGCATTTAGAGAAAAAGGAATTTCTGTTAAGTTTGATGATAGAGATACATTTAGACCTGGAGCAAAATTTGCTGAATATGAGCTAAAAGGAGTTCCTGTAAGAATGGCTTTTGGCGCGAGAGATATAGAAAATAATACCGTAGAAGTTGCTCGTAGAGATACATTAGAAAAACAAACTGTTTCGCAAGATGTAGTTGTCGATTTTATTGAAGATTTGCTAAATCAAATTCAAGAAAACCTTTTTAATAGAGCTATTGAGTATAGAAGTAAGCATACTACAGAGGTCACAACTTTTGATGAATTTAAAGAAGTCATCGATACAAAAGGTGGTTTTGTTTTAGCGCATTGGGACGGAACAGAAGAAACCGAAGACAAAATTAAAGAAATTACAAAAGCAACAATTAGATGCATCCCAAATGATGCTAAATTTGAAGAAGGAATTTGCGTGTTTTCCGGGAAAACATCAAGCAGAAAAGTGTTGTTTGCAAAGGCATATTAA
- a CDS encoding OmpP1/FadL family transporter — protein MKKVTLFVLFCAISLPNFSQSLGYEDLAILFSKDNNTGSARYNAMSGAFGALGGDVSAVKINPASSAVFKNSVFTASLNSRSAEINTKYYGNSTTMQKGYFKFSQAGAVFVYNSYTNSDWSKFAFSFNYSIRNNYDTNFIANGNSGFATFTEFPLDTGNPKNQYVNSESQQFNTAYKGKITEYNFALSGVYQNDLYLGASINTYDLKFSQQSFLKEQNNDGSGNVLNAKFYQENNTVGTGFSLSAGAIYKATKSLRLGFSYQTPIWFTEINEETNILNNDGFLGDTEIIASNNNTIYDNTAGNYFPTQAFSYKLKTPAKTTASIAYIFGKNGLISADYTLSNYKNLKLSNADFTVENQFFNNNLRNTYTLNIGTEWRFKSLSLRGGYHYSQSPDANAIKSDNIKGYSYGAGYSFGNVKLDFAYQNKTNTQLYNFYPQYNQVNAADLKIDNRILTATLSINL, from the coding sequence ATGAAAAAAGTTACATTATTTGTACTCTTTTGTGCAATTTCTTTGCCTAATTTTTCGCAAAGTTTAGGTTACGAAGATTTGGCAATCTTATTTTCAAAAGACAACAATACAGGTTCTGCAAGATACAATGCAATGAGTGGCGCATTTGGTGCTTTAGGTGGAGATGTAAGTGCGGTAAAAATAAATCCTGCCAGTAGTGCTGTCTTTAAAAACAGTGTATTTACAGCATCATTAAATTCTAGATCTGCAGAAATAAACACTAAGTACTACGGAAATTCTACAACCATGCAAAAAGGTTATTTTAAGTTTTCTCAAGCTGGAGCCGTTTTTGTTTACAATAGCTATACAAATAGTGATTGGTCTAAGTTTGCATTTAGTTTTAATTATTCTATCAGAAATAATTACGATACAAATTTTATTGCAAACGGAAATAGCGGTTTTGCTACATTTACAGAATTCCCTTTAGATACTGGAAATCCTAAAAACCAATATGTAAACTCAGAATCCCAACAATTTAACACTGCTTATAAAGGTAAAATTACTGAATATAATTTTGCTCTTTCTGGTGTCTATCAAAACGATTTATATCTTGGAGCCTCTATAAACACCTATGATTTAAAGTTTTCTCAACAATCATTTTTAAAGGAACAAAACAACGATGGTTCGGGAAATGTGTTAAATGCAAAATTTTATCAAGAAAACAACACGGTAGGAACTGGGTTTTCTTTAAGCGCTGGAGCAATTTACAAAGCAACAAAAAGCTTACGTTTAGGGTTCTCTTATCAAACACCTATTTGGTTTACAGAAATAAATGAAGAAACGAATATTTTAAATAATGATGGTTTTTTAGGCGACACAGAGATTATAGCCTCTAATAACAATACTATTTACGATAATACAGCAGGCAACTATTTTCCTACTCAAGCGTTTTCATACAAATTAAAAACTCCGGCAAAAACAACAGCAAGTATTGCGTATATTTTTGGAAAAAACGGATTGATTAGTGCAGATTACACATTAAGTAATTATAAAAATTTGAAACTTTCTAACGCAGATTTCACTGTAGAAAATCAATTTTTTAATAACAATCTAAGAAACACATATACTTTAAATATTGGTACAGAATGGCGTTTTAAATCACTTAGTTTACGCGGCGGATATCATTATTCTCAAAGTCCAGATGCAAATGCAATTAAATCTGACAATATAAAAGGATATTCTTACGGAGCTGGTTATAGTTTTGGAAATGTAAAATTAGATTTCGCTTATCAAAACAAAACAAATACGCAATTGTATAATTTTTATCCTCAATACAATCAAGTAAACGCAGCAGATTTAAAAATTGATAATCGAATTTTAACAGCAACGTTAAGCATCAATTTATAA
- a CDS encoding NifU family protein — protein sequence MSKTAISIQNTNNDSIIKFTSTSILINGGSYEFTNIDEAKNAPLAQQLFYLPFVKKVFITANFIAIQKYDIVEWNDVQEEVREQIEAYLNDGNSVVSEPETTKKKTIEVYTEVTPNPSVMKFAATKSLTTTDVECKNIDEANETSPLAQALFRFPFVKEVFISGNYVSITKFDMVEWDEIHPELRAFILTYLQEDKIIIKQIPKAKKESTKSVELTPENLDETSAKIVSILDEYIKPAVASDGGNIAFRSYDQESKIVSVVLQGACSGCPSSTMTLKNGIETMLKEMLPNQINEVVAING from the coding sequence ATGAGCAAAACAGCTATTTCTATACAAAATACAAACAACGATTCTATCATTAAATTCACAAGTACTTCTATTTTAATTAATGGCGGAAGTTATGAATTCACCAATATTGACGAAGCAAAAAACGCGCCGTTAGCTCAACAATTATTTTATTTGCCATTTGTTAAAAAGGTTTTTATTACTGCAAATTTTATTGCAATTCAAAAATATGATATTGTTGAATGGAACGATGTTCAAGAAGAAGTTAGAGAGCAAATTGAGGCATACTTAAATGACGGAAATAGCGTTGTAAGCGAACCTGAAACCACAAAAAAGAAAACGATTGAAGTGTATACTGAAGTAACACCTAATCCGTCTGTAATGAAGTTTGCAGCTACAAAATCATTGACAACAACAGATGTTGAATGCAAAAATATTGATGAAGCAAACGAAACATCTCCGTTAGCGCAAGCTTTATTTCGTTTTCCTTTTGTAAAAGAGGTTTTTATATCCGGAAATTATGTGTCTATTACAAAATTTGACATGGTAGAATGGGATGAAATTCATCCAGAATTAAGAGCTTTTATTCTTACTTATTTACAAGAAGATAAAATTATTATCAAGCAAATCCCTAAAGCAAAAAAAGAAAGCACAAAATCAGTAGAGTTAACTCCAGAAAACTTGGACGAAACTTCTGCAAAAATTGTTAGTATTTTAGACGAATATATAAAACCTGCTGTAGCTTCTGATGGAGGAAACATAGCGTTTAGATCTTACGACCAAGAAAGTAAAATTGTAAGTGTTGTTTTACAAGGCGCTTGTAGCGGTTGTCCATCATCAACAATGACGTTAAAAAACGGAATTGAAACGATGCTAAAAGAAATGTTACCCAATCAAATTAACGAAGTTGTTGCAATAAACGGATAA